The following proteins are co-located in the Nonlabens ponticola genome:
- the trxA gene encoding thioredoxin — MALEITDANFEETVLKSDKPVLVDFWAAWCGPCRMVGPIIDEVSEEYTDKAVVGKMDVDANQEFAAKYGVRNIPTVLVFQNGEVVGRQVGVAPKNAYTDALDSLLN; from the coding sequence ATGGCATTAGAAATAACAGACGCAAATTTTGAAGAGACCGTACTCAAGAGTGATAAGCCAGTATTGGTGGACTTTTGGGCAGCATGGTGTGGACCATGTCGCATGGTAGGACCTATCATTGATGAGGTTTCTGAGGAATACACAGATAAAGCCGTTGTAGGCAAAATGGACGTGGATGCAAACCAAGAGTTTGCTGCAAAATATGGAGTGCGCAACATTCCTACAGTTTTGGTTTTTCAAAATGGTGAGGTTGTAGGACGCCAGGTAGGTGTCGCTCCTAAAAACGCATACACAGACGCATTGGATTCCTTACTCAACTAG